Proteins from a single region of Mucilaginibacter daejeonensis:
- a CDS encoding FtsW/RodA/SpoVE family cell cycle protein, with protein sequence MHRILSKTKGDRWIWLIVIVLSLISLLAVYSSTGTLAYKKGKATEVILMKHMFMMIGGIALMYISHKLDYRYYAGISKLLMVITIPLLLYTLVFGSHVNDASRWIAIPGTGLTFQTSDLAKLALITYLARTLSRKQENIKDVKQSFIPIMGSVCVVFILIALANLSTALMLFGVSILLLIIGRISVKQIAVVCLAGAVLLTGVVLLGPRRKTYISRINTYFHPEKADADKSFQSDHAKIAIATGGIAGKGPGNSTERNFLPHPYSDFIYATIIEEYGLMGGFFIIVIYLFLLYRCIKIVTKAPKAFGALLAAGLSFSLTIQAFANMAVAVGLGPVTGVPLPLVSMGGTSILFTSVAFGIILSVSRHIDENEELKGKDGKPAGNKVVVGQILEVA encoded by the coding sequence ATGCACAGGATATTAAGCAAGACCAAAGGGGACAGATGGATATGGCTTATCGTGATCGTGTTATCACTCATATCCTTATTGGCGGTATACAGCTCTACCGGTACGCTGGCCTACAAAAAAGGTAAGGCTACCGAGGTGATCCTCATGAAGCACATGTTCATGATGATCGGCGGTATAGCGCTCATGTACATCTCGCACAAATTGGATTACCGCTATTACGCGGGTATATCCAAATTGCTGATGGTGATCACCATCCCTTTGCTGTTGTACACGCTGGTATTTGGTAGCCACGTGAATGATGCCAGCCGCTGGATCGCTATTCCGGGTACGGGCCTAACGTTCCAAACGTCCGACTTGGCTAAACTGGCCCTGATCACTTACCTGGCGCGTACACTATCGCGTAAGCAGGAGAACATTAAGGATGTGAAGCAATCGTTCATCCCGATCATGGGGTCCGTATGCGTGGTATTCATCCTGATCGCATTGGCGAACTTGTCAACAGCACTGATGCTTTTTGGTGTAAGCATTTTGTTGCTGATCATTGGCCGTATCAGCGTTAAGCAGATCGCGGTGGTGTGTTTGGCAGGTGCTGTGCTACTAACCGGTGTGGTGTTGTTAGGTCCGCGTCGTAAAACGTACATATCACGTATCAATACCTATTTCCATCCTGAAAAGGCCGATGCTGATAAGTCGTTCCAGTCGGATCACGCCAAGATCGCCATTGCCACAGGAGGCATAGCAGGCAAAGGTCCGGGTAACAGTACCGAGCGTAACTTTTTGCCGCACCCTTATTCTGACTTCATATACGCCACCATTATTGAAGAGTACGGCCTTATGGGCGGCTTCTTCATCATCGTGATATACCTGTTCCTGTTGTACCGATGCATCAAGATCGTCACCAAAGCGCCTAAGGCCTTCGGTGCTTTGCTTGCTGCAGGGTTAAGCTTTAGTTTGACCATACAGGCCTTTGCCAATATGGCCGTAGCCGTAGGATTAGGACCGGTAACCGGTGTGCCTTTGCCGCTGGTAAGTATGGGCGGTACATCCATCTTGTTCACCAGTGTGGCCTTCGGTATCATTTTATCGGTAAGCCGCCACATTGACGAGAACGAGGAGCTGAAAGGTAAGGACGGTAAGCCGGCCGGTAACAAGGTGGTGGTAGGGCAAATACTGGAAGTAGCCTAA
- the murG gene encoding undecaprenyldiphospho-muramoylpentapeptide beta-N-acetylglucosaminyltransferase codes for MPNEQVHNPKQQLPLQGAGGRSLRIIISGGGTGGHIFPAVAIANALKQRDPATEILFVGANGRMEMEKVPAAGYKIIGLDIQGIQRKSVWKNLLFPIKLANSIRKAISIIKEFKPDAAVGVGGYASGPLLYAASLKGIPTLIQEQNSYAGVTNKWLSKGAKKICVAFDEMDKFFPADKIIKTGNPVRHQSVDIAGKREEALAHFGLSPLKRTILVTGGSLGARTLNQSLLNNGLDKLIAADVQLIWQTGKVYYKGIIEKLGNNYHPNINVLEFLNRMDLAYAAADVIISRAGAGTIAELCIVGKPVILVPSPNVAEDHQTKNALALVQTNAAVFVADRDAAEKLVPRAIELLGNEDEQKTLSANITKLALPKADQEIAQHVVDIIKANR; via the coding sequence ATGCCTAACGAGCAGGTCCATAACCCAAAACAACAACTCCCCCTTCAGGGGGCAGGTGGGCGTAGCTTACGCATCATCATTAGTGGTGGTGGTACGGGCGGGCACATCTTTCCGGCGGTGGCTATCGCCAATGCCTTGAAGCAGCGTGACCCGGCTACCGAGATATTGTTCGTGGGAGCTAACGGCCGTATGGAAATGGAAAAGGTTCCGGCGGCAGGTTATAAGATCATTGGGTTAGATATTCAGGGTATACAGCGTAAGTCCGTTTGGAAGAACCTGCTGTTCCCGATCAAGCTGGCCAACAGCATACGCAAAGCTATCAGCATCATCAAGGAATTTAAACCTGATGCTGCGGTTGGCGTAGGCGGTTATGCATCGGGTCCGTTGCTGTATGCAGCATCGTTAAAGGGTATACCTACGCTTATCCAGGAGCAAAATTCATATGCCGGCGTCACCAACAAGTGGTTGAGCAAGGGCGCTAAAAAGATATGTGTGGCCTTTGATGAGATGGACAAGTTCTTTCCGGCCGATAAGATCATCAAGACCGGTAATCCTGTGCGCCATCAGTCTGTAGATATTGCCGGCAAGCGCGAGGAGGCATTGGCCCATTTTGGCCTCTCACCACTGAAGCGCACCATATTGGTGACCGGTGGTAGTTTAGGTGCACGCACCCTGAACCAAAGCTTGCTGAACAACGGACTGGATAAACTTATCGCGGCCGATGTGCAGCTGATCTGGCAAACCGGTAAGGTGTATTATAAAGGCATCATCGAAAAACTGGGCAACAACTATCACCCTAACATTAATGTGCTGGAGTTCCTGAACCGCATGGACCTGGCCTACGCCGCTGCCGATGTGATCATATCACGTGCGGGAGCAGGCACCATAGCCGAGCTGTGCATAGTAGGTAAACCTGTGATACTGGTGCCATCGCCCAACGTGGCCGAGGACCATCAGACCAAGAACGCATTAGCACTGGTGCAAACCAATGCTGCCGTTTTTGTGGCCGACCGCGATGCCGCCGAAAAACTGGTTCCAAGAGCCATTGAGCTGTTAGGCAACGAGGATGAACAAAAAACCCTGAGCGCGAACATCACCAAACTGGCCCTGCCAAAGGCCGACCAGGAGATCGCTCAGCATGTAGTTGATATTATTAAAGCGAATAGATGA
- the murC gene encoding UDP-N-acetylmuramate--L-alanine ligase: protein MELNNIQRVYLVGIGGIGMSGLARYFTHIGCAVFGYDKTETPLTQALQQEGMNIIFADDATLIPDGFERPDPAALVIYTPAIPKDSAILHHFRSAGFELYKRSQVLGLISKSMFTVAVAGTHGKTTTSSMIAHILTEAGKDCTAFLGGIASNYDSNVLYGNSNIVVVEADEYDRSFLTLYPDLAVITSMDADHLDIYGDHEHLTDSFRMFASQIKAGGTLIAKQGLPLSHSFTSYTAGAEAADVVAANIRIQDGSFWFDMQSADLTMADIEMGIPGVHNIENALAAIQVALLMDVEPDAVKAALASFKGVKRRFEYVVKQDDNVYIDDYAHHPEELKACLSSVKRLYPERKLTVVFQPHLFTRTRDFADGFAEALDMADELLMLDIYPARELPIHGVTTHTILDKMQLQDKKLLSKPEAITHVQSTRPELLLTVGAGDIDQLVEPFKQALQYEK, encoded by the coding sequence TTGGAGTTGAATAACATACAACGTGTTTACCTGGTAGGTATCGGCGGTATAGGCATGAGTGGCCTGGCCCGGTACTTTACGCATATAGGCTGCGCGGTGTTCGGGTATGATAAAACCGAGACCCCGCTTACCCAAGCTCTACAGCAGGAGGGAATGAACATCATCTTCGCTGATGATGCTACCCTTATTCCTGACGGTTTTGAACGGCCTGATCCGGCTGCACTGGTGATCTATACGCCGGCCATCCCTAAGGATTCGGCCATTTTGCATCACTTCCGTTCGGCAGGGTTCGAGCTGTATAAGCGCTCGCAAGTGTTGGGGCTTATCAGCAAAAGCATGTTCACGGTAGCGGTTGCCGGCACACACGGAAAGACCACCACATCGAGCATGATCGCCCACATCCTCACCGAGGCCGGTAAGGACTGCACCGCATTTTTAGGAGGCATTGCCTCTAATTATGATAGTAATGTACTGTACGGCAACTCTAACATTGTGGTGGTAGAGGCCGATGAGTACGATCGTTCTTTTTTGACCTTGTACCCCGATCTGGCGGTGATCACCTCTATGGATGCCGATCATTTAGACATTTATGGTGATCACGAGCACCTGACAGATTCGTTCAGGATGTTCGCCTCTCAGATCAAGGCCGGAGGTACGCTCATCGCTAAACAAGGCCTGCCATTAAGCCACAGCTTCACCAGCTATACGGCCGGTGCCGAAGCTGCTGATGTGGTTGCGGCCAATATCCGCATACAGGATGGCAGCTTTTGGTTCGACATGCAAAGTGCCGACCTGACGATGGCTGATATTGAGATGGGCATACCGGGTGTGCACAACATCGAGAATGCGTTGGCCGCCATTCAGGTAGCCTTGCTGATGGATGTTGAGCCGGATGCCGTAAAAGCAGCGCTGGCCTCTTTCAAAGGGGTGAAGCGCCGGTTCGAATACGTGGTAAAGCAGGATGATAACGTTTACATTGATGATTACGCCCATCACCCAGAGGAGCTGAAGGCGTGCTTGTCTTCCGTGAAAAGATTGTACCCTGAGCGTAAGCTTACGGTGGTTTTCCAGCCGCACCTGTTCACCCGTACGCGCGACTTTGCCGATGGCTTTGCCGAGGCGCTCGACATGGCCGATGAGTTGCTGATGCTGGACATTTACCCGGCCCGTGAACTGCCGATACATGGAGTGACAACTCACACGATATTAGATAAGATGCAGCTTCAGGATAAAAAGCTATTGAGCAAACCTGAAGCTATAACACACGTACAAAGCACGCGCCCTGAGCTATTGCTCACCGTTGGCGCCGGAGATATAGATCAATTGGTCGAACCCTTTAAACAAGCCTTGCAGTATGAAAAATAA